The Cuculus canorus isolate bCucCan1 chromosome 35, bCucCan1.pri, whole genome shotgun sequence genome contains a region encoding:
- the LOC128849912 gene encoding uncharacterized protein LOC128849912 isoform X3 encodes MEREGVLLLTRIVPGESDLGSVPPKPGTQRLWGEPLALGVSQVLLGALQAALGAALLVALGDAVGAQLGAPVGAGAALLVSGALLVALGQSPSVGRARAALAVGIVAAVVSLVALGLQALLLPHGCPTCDSLGPTAQEALVGAHGLLMTSSVGGAAMALTGAVTAGRGGATRGGTPIVIYQTALPGLGAGLGEATPTGTANQ; translated from the exons atggagagggagggggttctgctcCTGACCCGGATCGTCCCGGGGGAGTCGGACTTGGGGTCCGTCCCCCCCAAACCAGGAACCCAACGGCTGTGGGGGGAACCCCTGGCACTGGGG GTGTCGCAGGTGCTGCTCGGGGCGCTGCAGGCGGCGTTGGGGGCGGCGCTCCTCGTGGCGTTGGGAGACGCGGTGGGGGCGCAGCTCGGGGCGCCGGTGGGGGCCGGGGCCGCG ctCCTGGTGTCGGGGGCgctgctggtggcactgggacagAGCCCGAGTGTGGGGCGG GCGCGCGCGGCGCTCGCCGTGGGCATCGTGGCCGCCGTCGTCTCTCTGGTGGCTCTGGGGCTGCAGGCGCTGctcctgccccacggctgccccacatGCGACAGCCTCGGCCCCACCGCGCAG GAGGCGCTGGTGGGCGCTCACGGGCTGCTGATGACGTCATCTGTGGGCGGGGCCGCGATGGCGCTCACGGGGGCGGTGACGgccgggaggggcggggctacGAGGGGCGGGACC CCAATCGTCATCTACCAGACAGCCCTGCCTGGCTTGGGGGCGGGGCTTGgcgaggccacgcccaccgGAACTGCCAATCAATAA
- the LOC128849912 gene encoding uncharacterized protein LOC128849912 isoform X2, which translates to MGAPPRAMEREGVLLLTRIVPGESDLGSVPPKPGTQRLWGEPLALGVSQVLLGALQAALGAALLVALGDAVGAQLGAPLLVSGALLVALGQSPSVGRARAALAVGIVAAVVSLVALGLQALLLPHGCPTCDSLGPTAQEALVGAHGLLMTSSVGGAAMALTGAVTAGRGGATRGGTPIVIYQTALPGLGAGLGEATPTGTANQ; encoded by the exons atgggtgccccccccaGGGcgatggagagggagggggttctgctcCTGACCCGGATCGTCCCGGGGGAGTCGGACTTGGGGTCCGTCCCCCCCAAACCAGGAACCCAACGGCTGTGGGGGGAACCCCTGGCACTGGGG GTGTCGCAGGTGCTGCTCGGGGCGCTGCAGGCGGCGTTGGGGGCGGCGCTCCTCGTGGCGTTGGGAGACGCGGTGGGGGCGCAGCTCGGGGCGCCG ctCCTGGTGTCGGGGGCgctgctggtggcactgggacagAGCCCGAGTGTGGGGCGG GCGCGCGCGGCGCTCGCCGTGGGCATCGTGGCCGCCGTCGTCTCTCTGGTGGCTCTGGGGCTGCAGGCGCTGctcctgccccacggctgccccacatGCGACAGCCTCGGCCCCACCGCGCAG GAGGCGCTGGTGGGCGCTCACGGGCTGCTGATGACGTCATCTGTGGGCGGGGCCGCGATGGCGCTCACGGGGGCGGTGACGgccgggaggggcggggctacGAGGGGCGGGACC CCAATCGTCATCTACCAGACAGCCCTGCCTGGCTTGGGGGCGGGGCTTGgcgaggccacgcccaccgGAACTGCCAATCAATAA
- the LOC128849912 gene encoding uncharacterized protein LOC128849912 isoform X4, translating into MGAPPRAMEREGVLLLTRIVPGESDLGSVPPKPGTQRLWGEPLALGVSQVLLGALQAALGAALLVALGDALLVSGALLVALGQSPSVGRARAALAVGIVAAVVSLVALGLQALLLPHGCPTCDSLGPTAQEALVGAHGLLMTSSVGGAAMALTGAVTAGRGGATRGGTPIVIYQTALPGLGAGLGEATPTGTANQ; encoded by the exons atgggtgccccccccaGGGcgatggagagggagggggttctgctcCTGACCCGGATCGTCCCGGGGGAGTCGGACTTGGGGTCCGTCCCCCCCAAACCAGGAACCCAACGGCTGTGGGGGGAACCCCTGGCACTGGGG GTGTCGCAGGTGCTGCTCGGGGCGCTGCAGGCGGCGTTGGGGGCGGCGCTCCTCGTGGCGTTGGGAGACGCG ctCCTGGTGTCGGGGGCgctgctggtggcactgggacagAGCCCGAGTGTGGGGCGG GCGCGCGCGGCGCTCGCCGTGGGCATCGTGGCCGCCGTCGTCTCTCTGGTGGCTCTGGGGCTGCAGGCGCTGctcctgccccacggctgccccacatGCGACAGCCTCGGCCCCACCGCGCAG GAGGCGCTGGTGGGCGCTCACGGGCTGCTGATGACGTCATCTGTGGGCGGGGCCGCGATGGCGCTCACGGGGGCGGTGACGgccgggaggggcggggctacGAGGGGCGGGACC CCAATCGTCATCTACCAGACAGCCCTGCCTGGCTTGGGGGCGGGGCTTGgcgaggccacgcccaccgGAACTGCCAATCAATAA
- the LOC128849912 gene encoding uncharacterized protein LOC128849912 isoform X7, with product MEREGVLLLTRIVPGESDLGSVPPKPGTQRLWGEPLALGLLVSGALLVALGQSPSVGRARAALAVGIVAAVVSLVALGLQALLLPHGCPTCDSLGPTAQEALVGAHGLLMTSSVGGAAMALTGAVTAGRGGATRGGTPIVIYQTALPGLGAGLGEATPTGTANQ from the exons atggagagggagggggttctgctcCTGACCCGGATCGTCCCGGGGGAGTCGGACTTGGGGTCCGTCCCCCCCAAACCAGGAACCCAACGGCTGTGGGGGGAACCCCTGGCACTGGGG ctCCTGGTGTCGGGGGCgctgctggtggcactgggacagAGCCCGAGTGTGGGGCGG GCGCGCGCGGCGCTCGCCGTGGGCATCGTGGCCGCCGTCGTCTCTCTGGTGGCTCTGGGGCTGCAGGCGCTGctcctgccccacggctgccccacatGCGACAGCCTCGGCCCCACCGCGCAG GAGGCGCTGGTGGGCGCTCACGGGCTGCTGATGACGTCATCTGTGGGCGGGGCCGCGATGGCGCTCACGGGGGCGGTGACGgccgggaggggcggggctacGAGGGGCGGGACC CCAATCGTCATCTACCAGACAGCCCTGCCTGGCTTGGGGGCGGGGCTTGgcgaggccacgcccaccgGAACTGCCAATCAATAA
- the LOC128849912 gene encoding uncharacterized protein LOC128849912 isoform X1, translating into MGAPPRAMEREGVLLLTRIVPGESDLGSVPPKPGTQRLWGEPLALGVSQVLLGALQAALGAALLVALGDAVGAQLGAPVGAGAALLVSGALLVALGQSPSVGRARAALAVGIVAAVVSLVALGLQALLLPHGCPTCDSLGPTAQEALVGAHGLLMTSSVGGAAMALTGAVTAGRGGATRGGTPIVIYQTALPGLGAGLGEATPTGTANQ; encoded by the exons atgggtgccccccccaGGGcgatggagagggagggggttctgctcCTGACCCGGATCGTCCCGGGGGAGTCGGACTTGGGGTCCGTCCCCCCCAAACCAGGAACCCAACGGCTGTGGGGGGAACCCCTGGCACTGGGG GTGTCGCAGGTGCTGCTCGGGGCGCTGCAGGCGGCGTTGGGGGCGGCGCTCCTCGTGGCGTTGGGAGACGCGGTGGGGGCGCAGCTCGGGGCGCCGGTGGGGGCCGGGGCCGCG ctCCTGGTGTCGGGGGCgctgctggtggcactgggacagAGCCCGAGTGTGGGGCGG GCGCGCGCGGCGCTCGCCGTGGGCATCGTGGCCGCCGTCGTCTCTCTGGTGGCTCTGGGGCTGCAGGCGCTGctcctgccccacggctgccccacatGCGACAGCCTCGGCCCCACCGCGCAG GAGGCGCTGGTGGGCGCTCACGGGCTGCTGATGACGTCATCTGTGGGCGGGGCCGCGATGGCGCTCACGGGGGCGGTGACGgccgggaggggcggggctacGAGGGGCGGGACC CCAATCGTCATCTACCAGACAGCCCTGCCTGGCTTGGGGGCGGGGCTTGgcgaggccacgcccaccgGAACTGCCAATCAATAA
- the LOC128849912 gene encoding uncharacterized protein LOC128849912 isoform X5 — translation MGAPPRAMEREGVLLLTRIVPGESDLGSVPPKPGTQRLWGEPLALGVSQVLLGALQAALGAALLVALGDAVGAQLGAPVGAGAAARAALAVGIVAAVVSLVALGLQALLLPHGCPTCDSLGPTAQEALVGAHGLLMTSSVGGAAMALTGAVTAGRGGATRGGTPIVIYQTALPGLGAGLGEATPTGTANQ, via the exons atgggtgccccccccaGGGcgatggagagggagggggttctgctcCTGACCCGGATCGTCCCGGGGGAGTCGGACTTGGGGTCCGTCCCCCCCAAACCAGGAACCCAACGGCTGTGGGGGGAACCCCTGGCACTGGGG GTGTCGCAGGTGCTGCTCGGGGCGCTGCAGGCGGCGTTGGGGGCGGCGCTCCTCGTGGCGTTGGGAGACGCGGTGGGGGCGCAGCTCGGGGCGCCGGTGGGGGCCGGGGCCGCG GCGCGCGCGGCGCTCGCCGTGGGCATCGTGGCCGCCGTCGTCTCTCTGGTGGCTCTGGGGCTGCAGGCGCTGctcctgccccacggctgccccacatGCGACAGCCTCGGCCCCACCGCGCAG GAGGCGCTGGTGGGCGCTCACGGGCTGCTGATGACGTCATCTGTGGGCGGGGCCGCGATGGCGCTCACGGGGGCGGTGACGgccgggaggggcggggctacGAGGGGCGGGACC CCAATCGTCATCTACCAGACAGCCCTGCCTGGCTTGGGGGCGGGGCTTGgcgaggccacgcccaccgGAACTGCCAATCAATAA
- the LOC128849912 gene encoding uncharacterized protein LOC128849912 isoform X6, translating to MGAPPRAMEREGVLLLTRIVPGESDLGSVPPKPGTQRLWGEPLALGLLVSGALLVALGQSPSVGRARAALAVGIVAAVVSLVALGLQALLLPHGCPTCDSLGPTAQEALVGAHGLLMTSSVGGAAMALTGAVTAGRGGATRGGTPIVIYQTALPGLGAGLGEATPTGTANQ from the exons atgggtgccccccccaGGGcgatggagagggagggggttctgctcCTGACCCGGATCGTCCCGGGGGAGTCGGACTTGGGGTCCGTCCCCCCCAAACCAGGAACCCAACGGCTGTGGGGGGAACCCCTGGCACTGGGG ctCCTGGTGTCGGGGGCgctgctggtggcactgggacagAGCCCGAGTGTGGGGCGG GCGCGCGCGGCGCTCGCCGTGGGCATCGTGGCCGCCGTCGTCTCTCTGGTGGCTCTGGGGCTGCAGGCGCTGctcctgccccacggctgccccacatGCGACAGCCTCGGCCCCACCGCGCAG GAGGCGCTGGTGGGCGCTCACGGGCTGCTGATGACGTCATCTGTGGGCGGGGCCGCGATGGCGCTCACGGGGGCGGTGACGgccgggaggggcggggctacGAGGGGCGGGACC CCAATCGTCATCTACCAGACAGCCCTGCCTGGCTTGGGGGCGGGGCTTGgcgaggccacgcccaccgGAACTGCCAATCAATAA